In Helianthus annuus cultivar XRQ/B chromosome 3, HanXRQr2.0-SUNRISE, whole genome shotgun sequence, a single window of DNA contains:
- the LOC110930790 gene encoding root allergen protein-like, whose product MTTVSIEVEVASTYPVETVFKVFNKFHDIAPKVSPQAFKSIEILEGDGGVGTIRLFTFGDDIPFTSGKFKQDVIDASNFTYNYTFFEGDNLMGILDSINHHVKIVPSAEGGCVFKQTVIYNCKGDEKPPVDVLNFEKELYEKTYKAMEAYAAAHPEVYN is encoded by the exons ATGACTACCGTTAGCATTGAAGTTGAGGTTGCTTCTACATACCCCGTTGAGACGGTTTTTAAGGTTTTCAATAAATTCCATGATATCGCACCCAAGGTCAGTCCTCAAGCATTCAAGTCCATTGAGATACTTGAGGGCGATGGAGGTGTTGGAACTATAAGGCTATTCACATTTGGCGATG ATATTCCATTCACAAGTGGAAAGTTTAAGCAAGATGTCATCGACGCAAGCAACTTTACCTACAACTACACATTTTTTGAAGGCGATAACTTGATGGGGATATTAGACTCCATAAACCATCATGTCAAGATTGTACCATCTGCTGAGGGAGGATGTGTGTTTAAACAAACAGTCATTTATAACTGCAAAGGTGATGAGAAGCCACCTGTTGACGTTCTTAACTTTGAGAAAGAACTATATGAGAAAACCTACAAGGCTATGGAGGCTTATGCTGCTGCCCATCCTGAAGtttataattaa
- the LOC110930791 gene encoding root allergen protein-like gives MTTASIEVEVASTYPAETVFKVFNKFHDIAPKVSPQAFKSIEILEGDGGVGTIRLFTFGDDIPFTSGKFKQDVIDVSNFIYNYTFFEGDNLMGILDSINHHVKIVPSAEGGCVFKQTVIYNCKGDEKPPVDVLNFEKELYEKTYKAIEAYAAAHPEVYN, from the exons ATGACTACCGCTAGCATTGAAGTTGAGGTTGCTTCTACATACCCCGCTGAGACGGTTTTTAAGGTTTTCAATAAATTCCATGATATCGCACCCAAGGTCAGTCCTCAAGCATTCAAGTCCATTGAGATACTTGAGGGCGATGGAGGTGTTGGAACTATAAGGCTATTCACATTTGGCGATG ATATTCCATTCACAAGTGGAAAGTTTAAGCAAGATGTCATCGACGTAAGCAACTTTATCTACAACTACACATTTTTTGAAGGCGATAACTTGATGGGGATATTAGACTCCATTAACCATCATGTCAAGATTGTACCATCTGCTGAGGGAGGATGTGTCTTTAAACAGACGGTCATTTATAACTGCAAAGGTGATGAGAAACCACCTGTTGACGTTCTTAACTTTGAGAAAGAACTATATGAGAAAACCTACAAGGCTATCGAGGCTTATGCTGCTGCCCATCCTGAAGtttataattaa